In Capsicum annuum cultivar UCD-10X-F1 chromosome 7, UCD10Xv1.1, whole genome shotgun sequence, one genomic interval encodes:
- the LOC107877530 gene encoding uncharacterized protein LOC107877530, protein MALNATVFINNGDIKLRAKLEFHYSDVGKFEYGRTQKTDLASRRTRSRAIRVLANPNASRGEERTKKVVIMVDPLEAKRLAAKQMEEIKAKERFQRRRQIEAINGAWAMIGLTVGLVIEGHTGLSIPSQLASYVAAVIGFFTG, encoded by the exons atggCTCTTAATGCTACAGTGTTCATCAACAATGGAGACATAAAGTTGAGGGCAAAATTGGAATTTCATTATTCAGATGTTGGaaa GTTCGAATATGGGCGTACGCAGAAAACTGACTTGGCTTCAAGGAGAACAAGGAGTCGAGCAATCCGCGTCCTGGCAAATCCCAAT GCATCTCGGGGGGAAGAGAGAACAAAGAAGGTagtgatcatggtggatccttTAGAAGCCAAGCGATTAGCGGCAAAGCAAATGGAAGAAATTAAAGCTAAAGAAAGATTTCAA AGACGGCGACAAATAGAAGCAATCAACGGTGCGTGGGCTATGATAGGTCTTACTGTTGGATTAGTCATCGAAGGTCACACAGGACTCAGCATTCCATCTCAG TTGGCGAGCTATGTAGCTGCAGTCATTGGGTTCTTTACGGGATAG
- the LOC107876299 gene encoding protein ASPARTIC PROTEASE IN GUARD CELL 1-like, whose translation MEARKRFMSIDPTKLPNPPMPSYTLTIYNLDLFEKSKFKNYDSLLESRLANCQARANHLASILENGSAISVNGTLVEPHDERESKGARKKVTGTTTTYLVGQYVAFFALGTEQVKSYLVIDTGSDLVWWQCGPCYKNGCYKQKNNPLYISTNSKTYGKLDCLVESRNCEITHKEYECSPYGNTCIYDYKYVDGTRTRGVIAHDVITFVLDQKQVSIVFGCGKDQTHGKAFSDQYSGIAGLGRRVIGGGNSLPSQFEADIMSMCLPGALSPKGSTLSFHTTPFKKTTSATLLQDFRFASAYFVNLYKVFINDREVPMFPSFSRNFGNYATRGSSIVDTGTFITRFPKDFYTVFSYTFRLQVRGIPMIDVPPGSVYDTCYKVNTTGPDPHFPVVKMYFGSENPNNLLLLAQQRVMLYINGVFCLAFMPWDQNIALIGSNQLQGIGLTFDTAANTLSFDLDACN comes from the coding sequence ATGGAAGCTAGAAAAAGATTTATGTCTATTGATCCAACGAAGCTTCCCAATCCTCCGATGCCATCCTATACACTCACCATTTACAATCTCGACTtatttgaaaagtcaaaattcAAGAACTATGACTCTTTACTTGAAAGTAGGCTCGCCAATTGTCAAGCTAGAGCAAATCATTTGGCATCGATTCTTGAAAATGGTAGCGCGATTAGTGTGAATGGAACTCTGGTAGAGCCACACGACGAGCGTGAGAGTAAAGGGGCCCGCAAGAAGGTTACGGGAACAACAACGACATATTTGGTAGGTCAATATGTTGCATTTTTTGCTCTTGGCACTGAACAAGTTAAAAGTTACTTGGTAATAGACACTGGCAGTGATTTAGTTTGGTGGCAATGTGGACCATGTTATAAAAATGGATGTTACAAACAGAAAAATAATCCTTTATATATTTCAACTAATTCGAAAACATATGGAAAACTTGATTGCCTTGTAGAGAGTAGAAACTGTGAAATCACACACAAGGAATATGAATGCAGTCCATATGGTAATACATGTATCTATGATTACAAATACGTGGATGGAACAAGAACAAGAGGTGTGATTGCACACGACGTGATTACTTTTGTTTTAGACCAAAAGCAGGTAAGCATTGTTTTTGGATGTGGCAAAGATCAAACACATGGAAAGGCTTTTAGTGATCAATATTCTGGAATTGCTGGACTCGGACGTAGAGTAATAGGTGGTGGCAATTCTTTACCATCACAATTTGAAGCAGACATAATGTCCATGTGTCTACCGGGAGCTCTCTCCCCAAAAGGATCAACACTTAGCTTCCACACAACGCCATTTAAGAAAACAACATCAGCAACGCTATTACAAGATTTCAGATTCGCTTCAGCTTACTTCGTCAACCTTTATAAAGTTTTTATTAACGATAGGGAAGTTCCGATGTTCCCATCATTTTCTAGGAATTTTGGAAATTATGCGACGCGCGGTAGCAGCATTGTGGACACTGGAACATTTATTACCCGTTTCCCTAAAGATTTTTATACTGTATTCAGTTACACATTTAGACTACAAGTGCGTGGTATTCCTATGATTGATGTTCCACCAGGATCAGTTTATGACACTTGCTATAAAGTGAATACGACTGGTCCGGATCCACATTTCCCCGTTGTGAAGATGTACTTTGGCTCCGAAAACCCAAATAATTTGTTGTTACTGGCACAACAACGAGTCATGTTGTACATTAATGGGGTTTTCTGTCTGGCTTTTATGCCATGGGACCAAAACATCGCACTTATAGGAAGTAATCAACTCCAAGGCATAGGATTAACTTTTGATACTGCAGCAAATACTCTGTCTTTTGACTTAGATGCATGTAATTGA